A genomic segment from Triticum dicoccoides isolate Atlit2015 ecotype Zavitan chromosome 1A, WEW_v2.0, whole genome shotgun sequence encodes:
- the LOC119279355 gene encoding probable mediator of RNA polymerase II transcription subunit 26b has protein sequence MADDGLDRWRGFFRGAGVGICEAIEKAILVAAADEPQEFLRRRDRIAERLFNALLARPSSCHGCTASTGSAPPATPAVAEDKGSVRRVPDKDCKVDSSSLGAPGGGALGGGISEDDDSDSEDDERLRRAAASNYGHNYDDDNEEEEEEQDAAVPAEEDHHAEDDDPEAEELEALTNEIDEESQIVGEVIRIKELLLHKQDHSDATLFDSLRRLQLMQLSVSTLKATEIGRAVNGLRKHSSQQIRHLALALIQDWKILVDEWVSTTNVALADNSPGTSNPSVVDDDDEEEGLPSPPLDEGAFFAPETTAIQLSEFFDEMDEDGNLRHNNDARLGNKRENNGRRPVNHSTVSKPELTRPVGTVERDQFRRPELTRQEPPMRHTNQQKPQGSNLQAKPQGMLNKQSRPLSSDSGSMRPMKAATQQKPIGEMKYKQTQEHFGVERKPAMGHVDKSRLRAQPSSGVRLESARPKTQDGLESNVRLEVAKRRLQERYQEAENAKKQRTIQVMELGDIPKPKSNTRQPMVKSRNNIRSRVLGRR, from the exons ATGGCCGACGACGGGCTCGACCGGTGGCGCGGCTTCTTCCGGGGCGCGGGCGTCGGCATCTGCGAGGCCATCGAGAAGGCcatcctcgtcgccgccgccgacgagccgcAGGAGTTCCTGCGACGccgcgaccgcatcgccgagcggcTCTTCAACGCGCTCCTCGCCCGCCCCTCCTCCTGCCACGGCTGCACCGCCAGCACCGGCTCCGCGCCCCCCGCCACGCCCGCCGTCGCTGAGGACAAGGGCAGCGTGCGCCGCGTCCCCGACAAGGACTGCAAGGTCGACAGCAGCAGCCTCGGCGCGCCCGGGGGCGGGGCGCTCGGCGGCGGCATCAGCGAGGACGACGACTCTGACTCTGAGGACGACGAGcgcctccgccgcgccgccgccagcaACTACGGCCACAACTATGAcgacgacaacgaggaggaggaggaggagcaggacgcGGCCGTGCCGGCGGAGGAGGACCACCACGCAGAGGATGACGACCCGGAGGCTGAGGAGCTGGAGGCCCTCACCAACGAGATCGATGAGGAGTCGCAGATCGTTGGGGAGGTCATCCGCATCAAGGAGCTCCTCCTGCACAAGCAAGACCAT TCGGATGCTACTCTGTTCGACTCACTTAGGAGGCTGCAGCTGATGCAATTGTCCGTCTCCACGCTTAAG GCTACCGAGATTGGGAGGGCTGTTAATGGCCTTCGGAAGCACAGCTCGCAGCAGATTCGTCACCTCGCGCTGGCTCTCATTCA GGATTGGAAAATTTTGGTTGATGAGTGGGTCAGTACTACCAACGTTGCCCTTGCAG ACAACTCCCCAGGAACTTCAAACCCTTCTGttgtggatgatgatgatgaagaagaaggcctTCCTTCTCCACCTTTGGATGAAGGAGCATTCTTTGCACCTGAGACTACTGCCATTCAACTCTCTGAG TTCTTTGACGAAATGGATGAAGATGGAA ACTTGAGACACAACAATGATGCTCGCCTTGGAAACAAGAGGGAAAACAATGGCAGGAGGCCTGTAAACCATTCAACTGTGTCAAAACCAGAACTTACTCGACCTGTTGGAACTGTTGAAAGAGATCAGTTCAGGAGACCAGAATTGACAAGGCAAGAACCACCAATGAGGCATACAAACCAGCAAAAACCTCAAGGTTCAAATTTGCAAGCCAAGCCCCAAGGCATGCTCAACAAGCAATCCAGGCCCCTGAGTTCTGATTCTGGATCTATGAGACCAATGAAGGCGGCTACTCAACAGAAGCCCATCGGTGAGATGAAGTACAAACAGACTCAGGAACACTTCGGCGTCGAAAGAAAACCTGCAATGGGTCATGTGGAT AAATCAAGGCTTCGTGCACAGCCTTCATCAGGAGTCAGGTTAGAGTCGGCAAGGCCAAAGACCCAGGATGGCTTGGAAAGCAACGTAAGGTTGGAAGTAGCCAAGCGTAGGCTTCAGGAACGTTACCAGGAAGCTGAAAATG CAAAGAAGCAGCGCACGATACAAGTAATGGAGCTGGGCGACATACCAAAGCCCAAGAGTAACACCAGGCAACCTATGGTGAAGTCAAGGAATAACATTAGAAGTAGGGTACTTGGCCGGCGCTGA